In Aridibaculum aurantiacum, the following proteins share a genomic window:
- a CDS encoding murein L,D-transpeptidase catalytic domain-containing protein, giving the protein MKWNAFLLFIAILFVGFLLYINKPASHIPTQKKKENLAPEETQAERLNNLAMQAADFCRKKKYNQDVCFLIDMRRPSGKKRFFIYDLKNRKIKDAGLVAHGSCNSLFLSEGKFSNVEGGGCSSLGRYKVGNRYNGNFGQAFKLHGLDSTNSNAFKRFVVLHAYHCVPDIEVYPAPICNSLGCPMISYKFLDVVNKEISRSSKPILLWIFK; this is encoded by the coding sequence ATGAAGTGGAATGCCTTCCTGTTGTTTATAGCTATTCTTTTTGTAGGTTTCCTGCTGTATATCAACAAACCTGCTTCCCATATTCCTACACAAAAGAAGAAGGAAAACCTGGCGCCGGAAGAAACCCAGGCAGAGCGACTGAATAATTTGGCAATGCAAGCTGCTGACTTCTGCCGTAAGAAGAAGTACAACCAGGACGTATGCTTCTTAATAGACATGCGCAGACCAAGCGGCAAGAAGCGTTTCTTCATTTACGACCTCAAAAACCGGAAGATAAAAGATGCCGGGTTGGTGGCTCATGGCAGTTGCAATTCTCTTTTTCTTTCAGAAGGGAAATTTTCTAATGTAGAAGGAGGCGGCTGCAGTTCACTTGGCAGGTACAAAGTTGGTAACCGATACAATGGAAACTTTGGACAGGCCTTCAAACTTCATGGGTTAGACAGTACCAATAGCAATGCATTCAAAAGGTTTGTTGTACTGCATGCATACCATTGTGTACCCGATATAGAGGTGTACCCGGCGCCAATATGCAACAGCCTGGGTTGCCCGATGATCTCGTACAAATTCCTGGATGTTGTAAACAAAGAGATCAGCCGATCTTCTAAACCCATTTTGCTTTGGATTTTTAAATAG
- a CDS encoding DUF3078 domain-containing protein, translating to MILKIIFASTIAAYKFYQLELQTMRKLILTALYTSACIGLTAQPTSSTTRTTTVTNKTTSQWKRGGMVSVSLSQGGTRNWAPGGDRFTLAANGFLNLYANHTKGNLHWDNMLDANFGFLNSNKFGIVKNDDKLDFVSRLTRQIGTTSFRYGAWGNFRTQFADGYDYDGDIPKRISAFLAPGIASVSLGVDYYGKGGAFNLHVGPHARWIIVANRPYELAANYNVQPNREVKIEAGAMASVGYNKEIIPNVTYRSRLDVFSDGLDHHPGNVDIFWTNMFHLKVNRYLGVVYNFDLQYDDDTQIFGYEKSSPGTQLKSILGVGLSVKF from the coding sequence ATGATATTAAAGATTATATTTGCTTCGACCATAGCAGCTTATAAATTTTACCAACTCGAACTGCAAACAATGAGAAAACTGATACTAACTGCACTCTATACTTCTGCATGTATAGGTTTAACTGCTCAACCTACTTCCTCCACTACACGCACTACAACGGTTACCAATAAAACGACCAGCCAATGGAAACGTGGGGGAATGGTAAGTGTATCGTTATCTCAAGGCGGTACACGTAACTGGGCTCCTGGCGGCGACCGTTTTACACTTGCTGCAAACGGTTTTCTTAATCTATATGCTAATCATACCAAAGGGAATTTGCATTGGGATAATATGCTGGATGCAAACTTTGGTTTTCTGAATAGTAACAAGTTTGGAATTGTAAAAAATGATGACAAGCTTGATTTTGTTTCTCGCCTTACCCGCCAGATTGGTACTACCAGTTTCAGGTATGGTGCATGGGGTAATTTCAGAACACAATTTGCTGATGGATATGATTATGATGGTGATATACCTAAAAGGATCTCAGCATTCCTGGCGCCGGGTATAGCCAGCGTTTCACTGGGTGTAGATTATTATGGTAAAGGTGGCGCTTTCAACCTGCATGTTGGTCCCCATGCACGATGGATAATTGTTGCCAACAGGCCATACGAGTTGGCGGCCAATTACAATGTTCAACCAAACAGGGAAGTGAAAATTGAAGCAGGTGCTATGGCGAGTGTAGGATATAATAAAGAGATTATTCCTAATGTTACCTACCGCTCAAGATTGGATGTTTTCTCTGATGGTTTAGATCATCACCCGGGCAATGTGGATATATTCTGGACAAATATGTTTCACCTGAAAGTGAACCGCTACCTGGGCGTTGTATATAACTTCGACTTGCAATACGATGATGATACTCAGATATTTGGGTATGAGAAAAGCAGCCCGGGAACACAGTTGAAGTCTATTTTGGGAGTAGGCTTGTCCGTGAAGTTCTAA
- a CDS encoding segregation and condensation protein A, which translates to MATTETYQIKLPQFEGPFDLLLFFIERDELDIYNIPISKITNDFLDYIHSQESLNIELSSEFILFISTLMRIKAKLLLPRKEVDAQGNEIDPRQELVDKILEYKRFKEAAVQMAEMEATRMLMLRRGNLQKELNAIGETAGEGTEIQTISLFKLMKAFEKVMMKVHERQNKPVHTVVRYNYSMEESREYVLDVAQKERTVSFEKVFEVCNDRIHAIFLFLSMLELIQLHYMSIMVGEGKNNFIIEWNENRQEEEVAGNNVSPVLPTDPIAE; encoded by the coding sequence ATGGCGACTACAGAAACCTACCAGATTAAACTCCCGCAGTTCGAAGGTCCTTTTGACCTGCTGCTATTTTTCATTGAAAGGGATGAACTGGATATATATAACATTCCCATTAGTAAGATCACCAACGACTTTTTAGATTATATCCATTCGCAGGAGTCGCTTAATATAGAATTGAGCAGTGAGTTTATCCTGTTCATTTCTACCCTGATGCGCATAAAGGCGAAGCTCCTGTTGCCGCGTAAGGAAGTAGACGCTCAAGGCAATGAAATTGATCCGCGCCAGGAACTGGTAGATAAGATCCTGGAATATAAACGTTTCAAAGAAGCTGCGGTACAGATGGCTGAAATGGAGGCTACACGTATGCTAATGTTGCGCCGCGGAAACCTGCAAAAAGAACTAAACGCTATCGGTGAAACCGCTGGTGAAGGCACCGAGATACAAACAATCAGCCTCTTCAAGCTGATGAAGGCGTTTGAAAAGGTGATGATGAAAGTTCATGAGCGCCAGAACAAACCGGTGCACACGGTGGTAAGGTATAACTACTCAATGGAAGAAAGCCGGGAGTATGTACTGGACGTAGCACAGAAAGAACGAACCGTTTCTTTTGAAAAAGTTTTCGAGGTTTGTAATGACCGCATCCACGCCATCTTTCTTTTCCTGTCAATGCTGGAGCTAATACAGTTGCATTATATGAGCATAATGGTAGGCGAAGGCAAAAACAACTTCATTATAGAGTGGAATGAAAACAGGCAAGAGGAGGAAGTCGCGGGCAATAATGTTTCACCGGTTTTACCTACAGATCCAATAGCAGAGTAG
- a CDS encoding DMT family transporter codes for MKNWLINWSIFILLSIIWGSSFRLMKIGMEELSPYQVAAIRMLSAGVVLLPFTIKAIRNIDRSKINIVLLSGLLGSFFPAFLFCIAETRIDSSLAGILNALTPLFTILIGVLFFKMKVSVQRYIGVIVGFIGLALLFISRGNITLGYLYFAFLVLLATIFYGINVNIVSRNLKNTASMDIAALAFTFLIPPSLLVLYITGYFSKPTTYAFWHATGASTILGVFGTALASVFFYVLVKRAGGLFASTVTYGIPFVAVFWGILGGEVITPVQVMCLGIILLGVYLANRVSKEKIPVQAASGTSVSK; via the coding sequence TTGAAAAACTGGTTGATCAATTGGAGCATATTTATTCTTCTTTCTATTATTTGGGGAAGCTCGTTCAGATTGATGAAGATTGGAATGGAAGAATTATCTCCTTACCAGGTAGCGGCAATAAGAATGCTAAGCGCGGGTGTAGTTCTACTTCCCTTCACCATCAAAGCAATCCGGAATATCGATAGAAGTAAGATCAACATCGTGTTGTTATCTGGCCTTCTTGGCAGCTTTTTCCCTGCATTTTTATTTTGTATTGCAGAAACAAGAATAGATAGTTCTCTGGCCGGCATCTTAAATGCTTTGACGCCCTTGTTCACCATCCTGATAGGTGTTCTTTTCTTCAAAATGAAGGTTTCCGTTCAAAGGTATATTGGGGTTATTGTTGGTTTTATTGGGCTGGCGTTACTGTTTATCTCCCGTGGAAACATCACGCTTGGCTATTTATACTTTGCCTTCCTTGTATTGCTAGCCACTATTTTTTATGGTATAAATGTCAACATCGTAAGCAGGAACCTGAAGAACACGGCTTCAATGGATATAGCGGCGTTAGCATTTACATTTCTCATACCGCCATCGCTATTGGTGCTATATATTACTGGCTATTTTTCCAAACCTACCACCTATGCTTTTTGGCATGCAACTGGCGCAAGCACTATACTAGGGGTTTTCGGTACCGCTCTGGCGTCTGTCTTCTTTTATGTACTGGTAAAACGAGCCGGTGGTCTTTTTGCATCCACTGTTACTTATGGAATTCCGTTTGTAGCAGTGTTTTGGGGAATACTTGGAGGAGAAGTTATAACACCTGTACAGGTAATGTGCCTCGGAATTATTTTGTTGGGCGTCTACCTGGCAAACAGGGTGAGTAAAGAAAAAATCCCGGTGCAGGCTGCATCCGGGACTTCAGTTTCTAAATAG
- a CDS encoding sensor histidine kinase, with protein sequence MNNKISKYWLCQVGGWSTYIIVYTFFYLTLRTKVQPFFFEVLFLDAFLGICITHMMRSFINKVGFLKLKLDSQITYMFLTTVGFSILFAFTSIYLEDIFGFTSEQFKQYGLLNKTLRASYGCFLFLLIWNLIYFTYHYIEKSRQEQLDKIRLQSLVKELELKTIKSHINPHFIFNALNSIRALVDENPERARQAITELSNILRSSMQAEKVETAPLERELNIVKDYLALEHIRFEDRLQVEFDIDEDTLDQPVPPMMLQTLVENAIKHGISKRVDGGVIRIISDFKDDSHQLIVKNTGHMNGSFNPDGFGLYSTQNRLQLLYGDKAHFQIRNNDDNTVEATVTMPATTILTK encoded by the coding sequence ATGAATAATAAGATCTCGAAATATTGGTTGTGCCAGGTTGGTGGGTGGAGTACTTATATCATAGTCTATACTTTCTTTTACCTCACGTTACGTACTAAGGTTCAGCCTTTTTTCTTCGAGGTACTATTTCTCGACGCCTTCTTAGGTATCTGCATCACCCATATGATGCGGTCGTTCATTAATAAAGTAGGTTTCCTGAAGTTGAAACTGGACAGCCAGATCACCTACATGTTTCTTACCACGGTGGGCTTCTCCATATTATTTGCATTTACCAGCATATACCTCGAAGACATCTTTGGTTTCACCAGCGAACAGTTCAAGCAATATGGTTTGCTCAACAAAACGCTTCGGGCATCGTATGGTTGTTTCCTTTTCCTGCTTATCTGGAACCTGATCTATTTTACCTACCACTATATAGAGAAAAGCAGGCAAGAGCAATTGGATAAGATCCGTTTACAAAGCCTGGTAAAAGAACTGGAATTAAAGACTATCAAATCGCACATCAACCCGCATTTTATCTTCAATGCGTTGAACAGTATCCGTGCACTGGTGGATGAGAACCCTGAAAGAGCAAGACAGGCGATCACCGAGTTGAGCAATATCCTTCGTAGCAGCATGCAAGCTGAAAAGGTAGAGACTGCTCCTTTGGAAAGAGAACTAAATATTGTAAAAGACTACCTGGCACTAGAGCACATTCGTTTTGAAGACAGGCTGCAGGTGGAATTTGATATAGATGAGGATACACTGGACCAACCGGTGCCTCCTATGATGCTGCAGACCCTGGTAGAAAACGCCATTAAACATGGAATAAGTAAAAGAGTAGATGGTGGCGTGATTAGGATCATTTCTGATTTTAAAGATGACTCACACCAGTTGATCGTAAAGAATACCGGACATATGAATGGTAGTTTCAATCCTGATGGCTTTGGATTGTACAGCACCCAAAACAGGTTGCAGTTATTGTACGGCGACAAAGCACATTTTCAAATAAGAAACAACGATGACAATACGGTGGAGGCTACCGTTACAATGCCAGCTACTACTATCTTAACTAAATAA
- a CDS encoding LytR/AlgR family response regulator transcription factor, translating to MSVRTIIIDDERLARNELKKLLQDFGEIDIIDEASNVQEGLEKIEQHSPDLIFLDIQMPGKTGFDLLEDLDRLPKVIFTTAYDEYALKAFEVNALDYLLKPVEPKRLSDAIQKLHLEEAKEPAAANGMSFAPRNTLLGEQDQVFVKDGERCWFVKLNEIRLFESVGNYAKVFFGPNKPLILKSLNALEERLDDKVFFRANRKHIINMRWIEKIEPYFNGGLLLELKGGEKIEVSRRQTVKFKEMMSL from the coding sequence ATGTCTGTAAGAACAATCATTATTGACGACGAACGCCTGGCGCGTAACGAACTGAAGAAATTATTGCAGGACTTTGGAGAGATCGATATCATAGATGAGGCTTCCAATGTGCAGGAAGGCCTGGAGAAAATTGAACAACATTCGCCTGATCTTATTTTCCTTGACATACAGATGCCGGGAAAGACAGGCTTCGATCTGCTGGAGGATCTTGACAGGCTGCCAAAGGTGATATTCACCACCGCTTACGACGAGTATGCACTGAAAGCTTTTGAAGTAAATGCTCTTGACTACCTGCTAAAACCGGTAGAGCCAAAGCGCCTATCTGATGCCATCCAGAAACTTCACCTGGAAGAGGCAAAAGAACCTGCTGCTGCCAATGGAATGAGTTTTGCTCCACGCAATACCTTACTGGGTGAGCAGGACCAGGTGTTTGTAAAAGATGGCGAAAGATGCTGGTTTGTAAAGCTTAACGAGATCCGCTTATTTGAAAGCGTGGGCAATTACGCTAAAGTATTTTTTGGTCCTAACAAACCACTGATCTTAAAATCGCTGAATGCTTTGGAAGAGCGATTGGATGACAAAGTATTTTTTAGAGCCAACCGCAAACACATCATCAATATGCGGTGGATAGAAAAAATAGAACCTTATTTCAATGGAGGTCTTCTGCTTGAACTGAAAGGTGGCGAAAAAATAGAAGTTAGCCGCAGGCAAACAGTAAAGTTCAAAGAAATGATGAGCTTATAA
- a CDS encoding MraY family glycosyltransferase — translation MEQIILGGIIAFALTFYSIPVIIKVANEKKLYDVPDDKRKIHTSPIPSLGGLGMFIGFTVSLLLTYNFVQGAPEFQYYLAAFLVIFFVGIKDDILILSAGKKFIGQLIVSGILIFKANLVITNMQGFMGINEIPVFAQYLLTMFASVVIINAFNLIDGVDGLAGTVGAVTSLLFGTFFLLNGNYAYATLGFTFSGAIIAFLYYNFNPAKIFMGDTGSLLIGLVNTILVIKFIETGATYTAFPITAAPAVGFGILLIPLMDTLRVFGMRIMKGKSPFSPDRNHIHHLLLDRGFNHKGVTYTCGIVTLLVAASAYFLQFIGTTNLIFTLIAGFFGWVYTLYIRRSRFKLRVIKGDAEKTRREAKSIRLVSLANHPAAVAEEE, via the coding sequence ATGGAACAGATCATACTAGGTGGGATTATAGCATTTGCACTTACATTTTATTCAATACCGGTCATCATCAAGGTTGCCAATGAAAAGAAGCTTTATGATGTACCAGATGATAAGAGAAAGATCCACACCAGTCCGATTCCTTCCTTAGGTGGTTTGGGAATGTTCATTGGTTTTACCGTTAGTTTACTGCTTACATACAATTTTGTTCAAGGGGCACCTGAATTCCAGTATTACCTGGCTGCTTTCCTTGTCATTTTCTTTGTAGGTATAAAAGATGATATCCTGATACTTTCTGCCGGCAAAAAATTCATAGGTCAGCTGATTGTTAGTGGTATTCTCATCTTCAAAGCGAACCTGGTAATTACCAACATGCAAGGCTTTATGGGTATCAATGAAATACCGGTGTTTGCCCAGTATTTGCTTACCATGTTTGCTTCAGTTGTTATCATCAATGCCTTCAACCTGATTGATGGAGTAGATGGACTGGCAGGAACAGTTGGCGCAGTTACATCATTATTATTTGGAACTTTCTTCTTATTAAATGGCAATTACGCCTATGCTACACTTGGCTTCACCTTTTCTGGAGCTATCATAGCATTCTTATATTACAATTTCAACCCGGCTAAGATATTCATGGGCGATACCGGCTCACTTCTTATCGGGTTAGTGAATACAATTCTGGTTATCAAATTCATAGAAACAGGCGCTACTTATACCGCATTTCCTATTACGGCAGCCCCGGCTGTAGGTTTTGGAATACTGCTGATACCTTTAATGGATACATTGAGAGTGTTCGGTATGCGGATAATGAAAGGTAAATCGCCATTCAGCCCAGACAGAAATCATATTCATCATCTGTTATTAGACAGGGGCTTCAATCACAAAGGCGTTACTTACACTTGTGGTATCGTTACTTTATTAGTTGCGGCTTCAGCTTACTTCCTGCAGTTCATTGGAACTACCAATCTTATTTTCACCCTGATCGCTGGCTTTTTCGGTTGGGTGTATACTTTGTATATCAGGCGGTCACGGTTTAAGTTGCGTGTTATTAAAGGTGATGCTGAAAAAACCAGGAGAGAAGCCAAAAGCATTCGTTTGGTTTCATTAGCAAATCATCCTGCTGCAGTGGCAGAAGAGGAGTAA
- the dxs gene encoding 1-deoxy-D-xylulose-5-phosphate synthase produces MEITPGSLLKTIDSPADLKKLSREQLHKVCDELRQFIIDVVSVHGGHFAASLGVVELSVALHYVYNTPYDQLVWDVGHQAYGHKILTGRRDNFYTNRKYHGLSGFPKRSESEYDTFGVGHSSTSISAALGMAMAARYKGETDRKTIAVIGDGAMTAGMAFEAMNHAGVADSDMLIILNDNCMSIDPNVGALKEYLTDITLSPTYNKLKDDVWKALGKLPGKNFTQPVAHKIAESLKGMVSSSANLFEALKLRYFGPIDGHNITKLVDTLKDLKQIPGPKILHIVTVKGKGYALAEKDQTKWHAPGLFDKITGEIVKKKYDAPQPPKYQDVFGHSIIELAEANDKIMAITPAMPSGCSLKYMMEKMPHRAFDVGIAEQHAVTVSAGMATQGMRVFCNIYSSFMQRAFDQVVHDVAIQKLPVVLCLDRAGLVGEDGPTHHGAYDIAYFRCIPNMVICSPMNESELRNMMFTAQLEETDLPVVIRYPRGEGVMTEWRTPFEKIQIGKGRKLKDGQDVAILTLGHPGNFATAAIRELRTQGLNPAHYDMRFVKPLDEEMLHEVFTKYNKVVTVEDGTVVGGFGSAVLEFMNAHHYKADVKLLGIPDRIVEHGTPKELHRECGYDAQGIADAVRELMIEKINVSSLIAG; encoded by the coding sequence ATGGAGATCACACCCGGTTCTTTACTTAAAACCATCGACAGTCCTGCTGACCTGAAAAAACTTTCACGTGAACAACTTCACAAAGTATGTGATGAGTTGCGTCAATTCATTATTGATGTGGTAAGTGTTCACGGGGGGCATTTTGCTGCTAGTCTTGGAGTAGTAGAGCTTTCAGTTGCATTGCATTACGTTTACAACACGCCTTACGATCAGTTGGTTTGGGATGTAGGTCACCAGGCTTATGGTCATAAGATACTTACCGGGCGCCGTGATAATTTCTACACCAACCGCAAGTATCATGGATTAAGCGGTTTTCCGAAAAGAAGCGAAAGCGAGTACGATACTTTTGGTGTAGGGCACTCTTCCACCTCTATTTCTGCAGCTTTGGGAATGGCTATGGCGGCGCGCTATAAAGGCGAAACCGACCGCAAAACAATTGCTGTAATAGGTGATGGTGCTATGACGGCCGGGATGGCTTTCGAAGCTATGAACCATGCCGGCGTAGCAGACAGCGATATGCTTATCATACTGAACGACAACTGTATGAGCATTGACCCGAATGTGGGTGCACTGAAAGAATATTTAACGGATATCACTCTCTCTCCTACTTACAATAAGCTGAAAGATGATGTTTGGAAGGCACTTGGAAAATTGCCTGGAAAAAACTTCACACAGCCTGTCGCGCACAAGATTGCTGAAAGCCTGAAAGGAATGGTAAGCAGCAGCGCCAACTTATTTGAGGCATTGAAGCTGCGTTATTTTGGTCCTATAGACGGGCACAACATCACTAAGCTTGTAGATACACTGAAGGACCTGAAGCAGATACCGGGACCAAAGATCCTGCATATCGTTACTGTAAAAGGTAAAGGTTATGCGCTGGCCGAAAAAGATCAAACGAAATGGCATGCGCCAGGTTTATTTGATAAGATAACAGGCGAAATAGTAAAGAAGAAATACGATGCACCGCAGCCGCCAAAGTACCAGGATGTGTTTGGGCATTCAATAATAGAACTAGCGGAAGCTAACGACAAGATAATGGCCATAACGCCTGCCATGCCAAGTGGTTGCTCTCTTAAATACATGATGGAGAAAATGCCGCACCGTGCTTTTGACGTAGGCATTGCAGAGCAACATGCTGTAACGGTAAGCGCCGGTATGGCTACGCAAGGCATGCGCGTTTTCTGCAACATCTATTCATCATTTATGCAGCGTGCCTTCGACCAGGTGGTACACGACGTAGCAATACAGAAACTTCCTGTGGTGCTTTGCCTGGATCGTGCTGGCCTGGTGGGTGAAGATGGACCTACACATCATGGAGCTTACGATATTGCTTACTTCCGTTGCATACCTAATATGGTGATATGTTCGCCAATGAACGAAAGCGAGCTGCGCAATATGATGTTTACAGCTCAATTGGAAGAAACTGATTTACCGGTTGTGATACGCTATCCACGTGGCGAAGGTGTGATGACAGAATGGAGGACACCTTTTGAAAAGATCCAGATTGGTAAGGGAAGAAAATTGAAGGATGGGCAGGATGTAGCTATTCTCACACTTGGTCATCCTGGTAATTTTGCTACAGCCGCAATACGTGAGCTAAGAACACAAGGGCTTAATCCAGCACATTACGACATGCGTTTTGTAAAACCACTTGATGAAGAAATGCTTCATGAAGTGTTTACTAAATACAACAAAGTAGTAACTGTAGAAGATGGCACTGTGGTAGGTGGTTTTGGAAGCGCAGTATTAGAATTTATGAATGCACATCATTACAAGGCCGACGTAAAACTGCTTGGCATTCCTGACAGGATAGTAGAACATGGAACGCCTAAAGAACTACATCGCGAATGTGGTTACGATGCCCAGGGAATTGCAGATGCTGTAAGAGAATTGATGATAGAAAAGATAAACGTCAGCTCTTTGATAGCTGGATAA
- the frr gene encoding ribosome recycling factor produces the protein MSEELEMVIDDAETSMKKAIGHLEAELVKIRAGKANPTMLDGINVDYYGSPTPINQVANINIMDARTISIQPWERNMLQPIERAIIASNIGLNPQNDGVNIRLYLPPLTEERRRELVKRSSGEGEHSKVAIRNIRREAIEEVKKLQKEGLSEDAAKDSEKEIQDLTDKYISQVDKLLVAKEKDIMSI, from the coding sequence ATGTCTGAAGAATTGGAAATGGTAATTGATGACGCTGAAACATCCATGAAAAAGGCCATTGGTCATTTGGAAGCTGAACTTGTAAAGATCAGGGCAGGAAAAGCAAATCCTACTATGCTCGATGGGATCAATGTAGATTATTATGGTTCACCTACGCCTATTAACCAGGTTGCTAATATCAACATTATGGATGCTAGAACCATCAGTATTCAACCATGGGAGCGTAATATGCTTCAGCCTATAGAAAGAGCTATCATTGCTTCTAACATTGGCTTGAACCCACAGAACGATGGTGTAAACATTCGCCTTTACCTGCCACCTTTAACAGAAGAAAGAAGAAGAGAACTTGTAAAACGTTCCAGTGGCGAAGGAGAGCATTCAAAAGTTGCCATTAGAAATATCAGGCGCGAGGCAATAGAAGAAGTGAAAAAACTTCAGAAAGAAGGATTAAGTGAAGACGCAGCTAAAGACTCAGAAAAAGAAATTCAAGACCTGACAGACAAGTATATAAGCCAGGTAGATAAACTACTTGTTGCAAAAGAAAAAGACATCATGTCTATTTAG
- a CDS encoding ATP-binding response regulator, producing the protein MRKKATPVMDVHDVTETSNRVFQFGAIALLFAFLTIITNVIHGNTLSTILVSAMFICMALILWLNKYGYGTITKIAIVSVISIFIMIIAFAEGRDTGGYLYFLPVLFALPFLINNSKSYLWEVVTYFSITITCFAIVLVFCDERSTWQHISDETYTKMFYINNFSIVVLSAAFSYLSIYLERKYAKALVIQKNKAEDAVEARTKFLSNMGHELRTPLNGIIGATNLIRNGSSLPEQQKYLDILKYCSDHMLGLVNDILDFNKIEQDKLELHPSKCNLKHILTQSLLPFYNRFEEKQLELKLEIDPELDALIMADDVRLVQVINNMLSNALKFTEKGYVKLEARLKKHEEGKMEVLFSVQDTGIGIPTDVQHRIFDSFWQVYNESTRKYGGTGLGLTICQRLLQLMNSKLLLESTQDKGSKFYFTITFPVVSINQPSSIKGETDLSDLSGYRILIAEDNLINMMIAKKILEDWKAVVTPCENGKIAMDVLAKDNNYNLVLMDLEMPEMDGYTALKEIKLLHGHLPVVAFTAALMDNNMYTSLVEQGFKDCILKPFQPAHLLSKIKKYATKPMQEMAEMN; encoded by the coding sequence ATGAGAAAAAAAGCAACTCCTGTTATGGATGTGCATGATGTAACCGAAACCTCTAACCGGGTTTTTCAATTTGGTGCAATTGCCCTCCTTTTTGCTTTTCTAACAATCATCACAAATGTTATTCATGGCAATACCTTGTCTACCATTTTGGTTTCTGCCATGTTTATCTGCATGGCGCTCATCCTTTGGCTAAACAAGTATGGCTACGGCACCATCACTAAAATTGCCATTGTTTCTGTTATCAGCATTTTCATTATGATCATTGCCTTTGCTGAAGGGCGTGATACAGGTGGATATCTATATTTTTTACCGGTTTTGTTTGCGCTTCCCTTTCTAATAAACAACAGCAAAAGTTATTTGTGGGAAGTTGTCACCTATTTCTCTATTACCATCACATGCTTTGCAATCGTGCTTGTTTTCTGCGATGAAAGAAGTACCTGGCAGCACATTTCGGATGAAACCTACACCAAGATGTTCTACATCAACAACTTCTCTATAGTTGTTTTGTCGGCAGCATTTTCTTACCTAAGTATTTACCTGGAGCGCAAATATGCCAAGGCACTTGTGATACAGAAAAATAAAGCAGAAGATGCGGTTGAGGCACGTACAAAGTTCCTTTCTAACATGGGGCACGAATTGCGTACGCCCCTCAATGGGATCATTGGCGCTACTAATCTTATCCGCAACGGCTCATCGTTACCTGAGCAACAGAAGTACCTGGATATTTTAAAATATTGCTCGGACCATATGTTGGGCCTGGTGAACGATATTTTGGATTTCAACAAAATTGAGCAGGACAAACTGGAACTCCATCCTTCAAAATGTAACCTGAAGCATATTCTAACCCAGTCGCTGCTACCCTTCTACAACCGGTTTGAAGAAAAACAACTGGAGCTAAAACTAGAGATAGATCCTGAACTGGATGCATTGATAATGGCTGACGATGTACGCCTGGTACAAGTCATCAATAACATGCTTTCTAATGCGCTGAAGTTTACTGAGAAAGGTTATGTAAAACTGGAAGCACGCCTTAAAAAACATGAGGAAGGAAAAATGGAGGTGCTTTTTTCTGTCCAGGATACAGGTATTGGTATTCCTACAGATGTCCAACATCGCATCTTTGACAGCTTCTGGCAGGTGTACAACGAGAGCACCCGTAAGTATGGTGGTACTGGTTTAGGATTAACCATTTGCCAGCGACTTTTGCAACTGATGAATAGTAAACTGCTGCTGGAAAGTACGCAGGACAAAGGAAGCAAGTTCTACTTCACCATCACCTTCCCTGTAGTGAGTATAAACCAACCTTCGTCAATCAAAGGAGAAACCGATCTTTCTGATCTTTCTGGTTATAGAATATTGATAGCCGAAGACAATCTGATCAATATGATGATTGCTAAAAAGATTTTGGAAGATTGGAAGGCAGTAGTAACACCTTGCGAGAACGGCAAAATAGCAATGGATGTGTTGGCTAAGGATAACAATTACAACCTGGTACTGATGGATCTTGAAATGCCTGAAATGGATGGTTATACTGCCTTGAAGGAGATCAAGCTACTACATGGCCACCTGCCAGTAGTAGCGTTTACTGCTGCGCTCATGGATAATAATATGTACACCAGCCTGGTAGAACAAGGTTTTAAAGATTGTATTCTCAAACCTTTCCAGCCAGCGCACTTACTTTCCAAGATCAAGAAGTACGCTACGAAACCAATGCAGGAAATGGCGGAGATGAATTAA